From the genome of Thioflexithrix psekupsensis, one region includes:
- the pqqD gene encoding pyrroloquinoline quinone biosynthesis peptide chaperone PqqD has translation MNLLDSHIIRIQSLYRFQWEAAQNAYVLLYPEGMITLNSSAGEILSRCAKGDKTVLELIQELEQQFPDAGDLRPDIYEFLRTAYEHGWIDYSPAT, from the coding sequence ATGAATCTACTTGATTCGCACATCATTCGCATTCAGTCATTATATCGCTTTCAATGGGAAGCGGCACAAAATGCTTATGTTTTATTATATCCAGAAGGCATGATCACGTTAAATTCTAGTGCAGGTGAGATTCTATCACGGTGTGCAAAAGGAGATAAAACGGTATTGGAATTAATCCAAGAATTAGAACAACAATTTCCCGATGCGGGAGATTTACGCCCTGACATTTACGAATTTTTGAGAACTGCTTATGAACATGGTTGGATCGACTACTCGCCCGCTACCTAA
- the pqqC gene encoding pyrroloquinoline-quinone synthase PqqC encodes MPSALSRTEFEAQLRAKGAYYHIYHPYHVAMNRGECTREQIQGWVANRFYYQVTIPRKDAAILSNCPDQHVRRHWIQRIIDHDGRDGQEGGIEAWLRLGEACGLTREELWSFKHLLPGVRFAVDAYLHFAQQATWQEAACSSLTELFAPEIHQKRLDTWPNHYTWIESSGLQYFRNRLSEARRDVQQGLQITLDYFQTYEQQMHALSILQFKLEILWTMLDAMQMAYVLKMPPFFTVEKPV; translated from the coding sequence ATGCCATCTGCACTAAGTCGTACTGAATTTGAAGCCCAATTGCGGGCTAAAGGGGCTTATTATCACATTTATCATCCCTACCACGTGGCTATGAATCGCGGCGAATGTACTCGTGAACAGATTCAAGGTTGGGTGGCTAATCGTTTTTATTATCAAGTGACGATTCCGCGTAAAGATGCGGCGATTTTGTCGAATTGTCCCGATCAACATGTACGCCGCCATTGGATACAGCGCATCATTGACCACGACGGCCGCGACGGGCAAGAAGGCGGCATTGAAGCGTGGCTGCGTTTGGGTGAGGCTTGCGGTTTGACTCGTGAGGAGTTGTGGTCATTTAAACATTTATTGCCTGGGGTGCGCTTTGCGGTTGATGCTTATTTGCATTTTGCACAACAAGCCACATGGCAAGAAGCCGCATGTTCTTCATTAACTGAGTTATTTGCCCCTGAAATTCATCAAAAACGTTTGGATACGTGGCCAAATCATTATACATGGATTGAAAGCTCTGGTTTACAATATTTTCGTAATCGATTAAGCGAAGCACGTCGAGATGTGCAGCAAGGTTTGCAAATTACTTTGGATTATTTTCAAACCTATGAACAGCAAATGCACGCCTTATCAATTTTGCAATTTAAATTGGAAATTCTCTGGACCATGCTAGATGCCATGCAAATGGCTTATGTGTTAAAAATGCCTCCCTTTTTTACGGTGGAAAAACCAGTATGA